Proteins encoded together in one Impatiens glandulifera chromosome 1, dImpGla2.1, whole genome shotgun sequence window:
- the LOC124919333 gene encoding DNA polymerase alpha catalytic subunit translates to MDNDELLPLVAGRRRSRGTNTSVRKEALERLKTIRTSGRRENGGFQVKLEEPVYDTIDEDEYDALKAKRREEVKGFIVDDDGLGYADDGQEEDWTKRGLPVSSDESDEERSGRTKKKKTTEKKDPPPKKPSPLIAAAALMGKQRLSNMFTSSNFKNKDEKAKNFSCDSIVDDVLAEFAPDETDRERRRKAHTNKSNSRCANIMTPIKTDKTIIANLNGESLIFNDEKIEQVMEKDTSRVLVSEEPLNACEFSPKRSVEEENTSNDVEKNVESAKVESPKKKEDGFVLNAKIKEKTDSAFSATSGWQEVRNAGNASGVEDRVDLHSSSISEEKQDFFVESDGSMPFYLLDAHEEFYGANTGTIYLFGKVKTGSTYQSCCVVVKNMKRCLYAIPTCSLIQNEKVLKLEKDLEESRISMAAFRTQLLEIASELKTEVQNQLIDCNVSSFSMTPVKRSYAFERSDIPSGENYALKINYPFKYPPLPADLKGENFSALLGTHTSPLELFLIKRKIMGPSWLSIKKFSSCPSPQRVSWCKFEVIVDCPKDVQNSSTTKNTMEIPPVVVTALNLKTILNEKQNVNEIVSASIICCQKSKIDSPSLASEWTRPGMIRHFSVVRKLDGSIFPMGFTKHVDERNTKARSVVICTESSERALLNRLLIELHKLDSDVLVGHNISGFDLDVLLHRAQACRVPSTMWSKIGRLKRSMMPKLKKGNSIFGSGASPGIMSCIAGRLLCDTFLCSRDLLKEVSYSLTQLAKNQLNKERKEIAPHEVHLMFQSSESLMELIECNETDAWLSMELMFHLSVLPLTRQLTKISGNLWGKTLQGARAQRVEYLLLHAFHGKKYILPDKLSYHPKEEKVLKRKVKDGAETNETDDINVDDGHLENDHVKSKKGPAYSGGLVLEPKRGLYDKYILLLDFNSLYPSIIQEYNICFTTVERSQEGSAPSLPTSKKFGVLPELLRNLVDRRKTVKALLKKASGLEAQQFDIQQQALKLTANSMYGCLGFSSSRFYAKPLAELITLQGREILQSTVDLVQNNLNLEVIYGDTDSIMIYSGLDDVAKARAISDKVIQEVNKKYRCLEIDLDGLYKRMLLLKKKKYAAVKLQFKDGKPYEVIERKGLDMVRRDWSMLSKELGDFCLSQILSGGTCEDVVESIHNALRKVQEEMRNGQISLEKYVITKSLTKPPEAYPDAKNQPHVEVALRLKKNGYTAGCSAGDTVPYVICCEQGTTTSGNSVGIAQRARHPDELKQDNGKWIIDINYYLAQQIHPVVSRLCASIQGTSPAHLADCLGLDSSKFQGRSNEAVNNDPSPSLICSLDDDDRYRDCEPLVLSCPSCSGSFECPTIFSSVCSIIKQQELTDPKTEEEPSNSFWHKLRCTKCPGEGDMGIISPASIANQVKRQAEGFVSTYYKGLMVCDDETCKYTTRSLNLRVIGDSERGTICPNYPLCNGRLTRKYTEADLYKQLSCFCHVLDTANCINKAEKNSKILIENEIRRIKPLVDLAFTTVQKMRDRCSYGWVQMKDLIVTI, encoded by the exons ATGGACAATGATGAGCTTCTGCCTCTCGTCGCCGGCAGGCGGAGGAGTAGAGGAACCAACACTTCGGTTCGCAAGGAAGCCCTCGAGAGGTTAAAAACAATCCGCACCAGTGGTCGTCGTGAAAACGGCGGCTTTCAGGTTAAACTCGAGGAACCTGTTTACGATACGATTGACGAAGATGAGTACGATGCCCTAAAGGCTAAACGCCGAGAAGAAGTGAAGGGATTTATTGTCGACGACGATGGTCTTGGTTATGCTGACGATGGTCAAGAGGAGGATTGGACAAAACGTGGGCTTCCTGTTTCATCTGATGAATCGGATGAAGAGAGATCGGGGaggacgaagaagaagaagacgacaGAGAAGAAAGATCCGCCGCCGAAAAAGCCTTCCCCTCTTATTGCTGCGGCAGCACTAATGGGTAAGCAACGACTCTCTAATATGTTTACTTCGTCGAATTTTAAGAATAAGGATGAGAAAGCGAAGAACTTTTCTTGCGATAGTATTGTTGATGATGTACTTGCTGAGTTTGCTCCTGACGAGACTGATAGGGAGAGGCGACGGAAGGCTCATACAAATAAGTCAAATTCACGATGTGCAAATATAATGACACCAATTAAGACTGATAAGACAATTATTGCCAATTTAAATGGTGAATCTTTGATCTTCAATGATGAGAAAATTGAGCAGGTTATGGAGAAAGATACCTCCAGGGTATTGGTAAGTGAAGAACCCCTAAATGCTTGTGAATTTTCTCCAAAGAGAAGTGTGGAGGAGGAAAATACTTCGAATGATGTTGAGAAGAATGTAGAATCGGCGAAGGTAGAATCTCCAAAGAAGAAGGAAGACGGTTTTGTTCTGAATGCCAAGATCAAAGAGAAGACAGATTCAGCATTCAGTGCTACTTCTGGATGGCAGGAAGTTCGAAATGCAGGAAATGCTAGCGGTGTAGAAGATAGAGTGGATCTACATTCCAGCTCAATTTCTGAAGAAAAACAAGATTTCTTTGTAGAATCTGATGGGTCAATGCCCTTTTACTTGCTTGACGCTCATGAAGAATTTTATGGTGCTAACACAGGCACCATATATCTCTTTGGGAAG GTCAAAACCGGATCTACATATCAAAGCTGTTGTGTGGTTGTAAAGAACATGAAGAGGTGTCTTTATGCAATTCCAACTTGTTCTCTCATTCAGAATGAAAAGGTCTTGAAGCTTGAGAAGGATCTTGAAGAGTCAAGAATATCCATGGCAGCTTTCCGCACACAGTTGCTT GAGATTGCATCAGAACTGAAGACTGAAGTACAAAATCAGTTAATCGATTGCAATGTTTCAAGTTTTAGCATGACACCTGTCAAG AGGAGCTATGCATTTGAACGCTCTGATATACCTTCTGGAGAGAACTACGCCCTTAAGATCAACTATCCATTCAAG TACCCACCGCTTCCTGCTGATCTTAAGGGAGAAAATTTTAGTGCTCTGCTTGGAACTCATACCAG TCCTTTGGAGCTCTTTCTTATTAAGAGGAAGATAATGGGACCTTCCTGGCTATCAATTAAGAAATTTTCCAGCTGTCCATCTCCTCAGCGG GTAAGCTGGTGCAAGTTTGAAGTTATTGTTGATTGCCCAAAAGATGTACAAAATTCATCTACCACAAAGAATACAATGGAGATTCCTCCTGTGGTTGTTACAGCTCTAAATCTCAAAACTATCCTAAATGAGAAACAGAATGTGAATGAAATTGTATCTGCATCAATAATTTGTTGCCAGAAATCAAAG ATTGATTCTCCTTCATTAGCCTCTGAATGGACAAGACCGGGCATGATTAGACATTTTAGTGTCGTGAGAAAGCTTGACGGGAGCATATTTCCCATGGGGTTCACTAAACACGTTGATGAGAGAAATACAAAAGCTCGATCAGTTGTTATCTGCACTGAAAGCAG TGAACGGGCCTTGTTAAACCGTTTGCTGATTGAATTGCACAAGCTCGATAGTGATGTCCTTGTGGGGCACAATATTTCTGGTTTTGATCTGGACGTTCTTCTTCACAGAGCCCAG GCTTGCAGGGTGCCCAGCACCATGTGGTCCAAAATAGGTCGTTTGAAACGATCAATGATGCCCAAACTTAAAAAAGGAAACTCAATTTTCGGTTCTGGTGCATCTCCAGGGATCATGTCTTGCATTGCAGGAAGACTTTTATGTGATACATTTTTATGTTCGAGAGACCTGCTGAAAGAG GTCAGTTATTCTCTGACACAATTAGCAAAGAATCAGCTGAACAAGGAAAGGAAAGAAATTGCTCCACATGAAGTTCACTTGATGTTTCAAAGCTCAGAATCGCTGATGGAACTT ATTGAATGTAACGAGACAGATGCATGGCTATCAATGGAACTCATGTTTCATTTGAGTGTACTGCCTCTCACTCGTCAGTTGACTAAAATCAGTGGCAACCTCTGGGGAAAGACCCTGCAA GGTGCTAGAGCACAAAGAGTAGAATATCTTCTGCTGCATGCATTCCATGGCAAGAAATATATTCTTCCAGACAAGTTATCATATCATCCCAAGGAAGAGAAAGTACTTAAACGAAAAGTGAAAGATGGTGCTGAAACCAATGAAACTGATGATATAAATGTGGATGATGGTCATCTGGAGAATGACCATGTGAAGTCTAAGAAGGGCCCGGCATATTCTGGTGGATTAGTATTGGAGCCAAAGAGAGGATTGTATGATAAGTACATTCTACTTCTGGACTTCAATAGTTTATATCCGTCGATTATTCAG GAATACAATATTTGCTTCACCACGGTTGAAAGATCCCAAGAGGGATCAGCTCCTAGTTTGCCAACCAGTAAAAAATTTGGTGTTCTGCCTGAG TTATTGAGAAATTTGGTTGACCGGAGGAAAACTGTTAAAGCATTGCTGAAAAAAGCATCTGGTCTAGAGGCCCAGCAGTTTGATATACAACAACAAGCTCTTAAACTCACTGCAAACAG TATGTATGGATGCCTAGGGTTTTCCAGTTCCAGGTTTTATGCGAAGCCACTAGCAGAGCTCATAACGTTGCAA GGAAGGGAGATCCTCCAAAGTACTGTTGATCTTGTCCAGAATAATTTGAACTTGGAG GTGATATATGGTGATACTGACTCAATTATGATTTATAGTGGACTTGATGATGTTGCTAAAGCTAGAGCAATTTCTGATAAGGTCATCCAAGAG GTCAACAAAAAATATAGATGCCTAGAAATTGATCTTGATGGTTTGTACAAAAGGATGTTACTgctcaagaaaaagaaatatgCTGCAGTCAAATTGCAGTTTAAGGATGGGAAACCATACGAG GTTATTGAGCGAAAGGGGCTTGATATGGTTCGACGTGACTGGAGTATGCTATCTAAAGAACTGGGTGATTTCTGTCTCAGTCAAATACTTTCTGGAGG TACATGTGAGGATGTTGTGGAATCAATACACAATGCTCTGAGGAAG GTTCAAGAGGAAATGAGGAATGGACAGATATCATTGGAGAAGTATGTTATCACAAAATCATTAACTAAGCCTCCTGAAGCCTATCCAGATGCCAAAAATCAACCTCATGTTGAG GTTGCACTTAGACTAAAGAAAAATGGTTACACTGCGGGATGTTCTGCTGGTGATACGGTTCCCTATGTAATTTGCTGTGAACag GGTACTACAACTTCTGGTAACTCAGTGGGGATCGCTCAGAGGGCAAGGCATCCAGATGAACTGAAGCAAGATAATGGAAAATGGATAATTGATATTAATTACTATCTAGCACAGCAGATTCATCCTGTTGTATCCCGTTTATGTGCTTCGATTCAGGGAACAAGCCCAGCACATTTAGCTGATTGTTTAGGGTTGGATTCCTCTAAG TTCCAAGGTAGATCAAATGAAGCTGTCAACAATGATCCTTCGCCTTCGCTCATATGTTCATTAGATGATGACGACAG ATATAGGGATTGTGAGCCGTTGGTTTTATCATGCCCAAGTTGTTCTGGTTCCTTTGAATGTCCAACTATATTCAGTTCTGTATGCTCAATAATCAAGCAACAAGAGCTAACAGACCCAAAGACTGAAGAAGAACCTTCCAATAGTTTCTGGCATAAATTACGTTGTACCAAATGCCCAGGTGAAGGTGATATGGGTATAATATCTCCAGCTTCCATAGCCAATCAG GTCAAAAGGCAAGCAGAAGGGTTTGTCTCAACATACTACAAAGGCTTAATGGTG TGTGACGATGAAACATGCAAGTACACAACTAGAAGTCTCAACTTGCGTGTAATTGGCGATTCCGAAAGAGGAACTATTTGTCCCAATTATCCTCTTTGTAATGGCAGACTCACTAGAAAG TACACAGAAGCTGATCTCTACAAGCAACTTAGTTGTTTCTGTCATGTCTTGGACACTGCAAATTGCATCAACAAG GCAGAGAAGAATAGCAAAATCTTAATTGAAAACGAGATTAGAAGAATCAAACCATTGGTAGATCTTGCATTTACAACCGTCCAAAAAATGCGTGATAGGTGTTCTTATGGATGGGTGCAGATGAAGGATCTAATAGTtacaatttga
- the LOC124922354 gene encoding uncharacterized protein LOC124922354, whose amino-acid sequence MSMHAKTDSEVTSLAASSPTRSPPRRPVYYVQSPSRDSHDGEKTTNSFHSTPIISPMGSPGRHSRNSSSTRFSGSLKPGSRKGGSGDPSGRQHYLRKDEKQAKGFDSIEEEGLLDDDDSNKGIPRRCYFLAFVIGFFVLFSFFSLVLWGASRNQKPIVTMKSITFDQFVIQAGSDASGVSTEMVTMNSSISLIFRNTGTFFGVHVTSTPVNLAYSELTLASGTINNFYQSRKNQRKMKVILQGNLIPLYGGGAELSSKAGLPTAPVPLTLSFTLRARAYVLGKLVKPKFYKRINCIVVMDPKKMNVAIPLKNCTGDH is encoded by the exons ATGTCGATGCACGCAAAGACAGATTCAGAGGTGACCAGTCTAGCAGCATCATCTCCGACGAGATCGCCGCCGCGCCGGCCAGTCTACTACGTTCAAAGTCCGTCAAGAGATTCTCACGATGGTGAAAAGACAACCAATTCTTTCCATTCAACACCCATTATCAGTCCAATGGGTTCTCCCGGTCGTCATTCACGTAACTCATCTTCAACCAGATTCTCCGGCTCACTTAAACCCGGATCACGTAAAGGCGGCTCCGGCGATCCCTCCGGCCGTCAACACTATCTTAGAAAAGACGAAAAACAAGCAAAGGGTTTCGATTCGATTGAAGAAGAAGGACTattagatgatgatgatagtAATAAAGGAATCCCAAGACGATGTTATTTTCTTGCTTTCGTTATTGGGTTCTTCGTTttattctctttcttctctctcgTTTTATGGGGTGCTAGCCGGAATCAGAAACCAATAGTCACAATGAAG AGCATAACTTTCGATCAATTCGTGATCCAAGCTGGAAGTGATGCTAGTGGGGTAAGCACAGAGATGGTAACAATGAATTCCTCAATCAGTTTAATCTTTCGTAACACAGGCACATTCTTCGGTGTTCATGTAACATCAACTCCGGTTAATCTTGCATATTCAGAGCTTACTTTAGCATCAGGAACA ATAAACAACTTCTATCAATCAAGAAAGAACCAGAGAAAAATGAAAGTGATATTACAAGGAAATCTGATTCCATTATATGGGGGAGGTGCAGAATTAAGTAGTAAGGCCGGACTTCCGACGGCGCCGGTGCCGTTGACGTTGAGTTTCACACTCCGGGCAAGAGCATATGTGTTAGGGAAATTGGTGAAACCGAAGTTTTACAAGAGGATTAATTGTATTGTGGTGATGGATCCAAAGAAGATGAATGTAGCCATACCATTGAAGAACTGTACTGGTGATCATTGA
- the LOC124922355 gene encoding rRNA-processing protein UTP23 homolog, whose amino-acid sequence MRFKKQKRHRKIVRFYKACFGFREPFKVLCDGTFVHHLLVNRITPASTALSNVLGANVKVFTTRCVLAELKSLGESYAESFEVARDLMIARCDHEKRHSAVSCIMEVVGDKNTEHFFVATQDADLRKNCQQVPGVPVVFGLRNALLLETPSVSQRQFVKFTEEDRSHMSELEFKMLEKIEKGMDEDENEPQNVETAMLSNVKGGGKGIEEKDKAQFKRKKPKGPNPLSCKKRKHAEAPHSGPTRVNDDSNSMTRSRSTKRKRSHKNKESASTST is encoded by the exons ATGAGGTTCAAGAAACAGAAACGCCATCGCAAAATTGTGAGATTTTATAAAGCTTGCTTTGGATTCCGGGAGCCATTCAAGGTCCTTTGTGATGGCACTTTTGTGCATCATCTTCTTGTAAACCGTATTACTCCGGCGAGTACTGCCCTTTCTAATGTCCTCGGTGCCAATGTGAAAGTCTTTACCACAAG ATGTGTTCTTGCTGAGTTAAAGAGCCTTGGGGAATCATATGCAGAGTCTTTTGAGGTTGCCCGTGACCTGATGATTGCAAG ATGTGACCATGAGAAGAGGCATAGTGCGGTTTCTTGCATCATGGAGGTTGTTGGGGATAAGAACACTGAACACTTTTTTGTTGCCACTCAAGATGCTGATCTGCGGAAGAATTGCCAGCAG GTACCTGGAGTTCCTGTAGTATTTGGCTTGCGAAATGCCTTGCTCTTAGAAACTCCTTCTGTTTCTCAACGCCAGTTTGTGAAGTTCACTGAGGAGGACCGTTCACACATGTCTGAGCTAGAATTTAAAATGTTAGAGAAAATAGAGAAGGGAATGGACGAAGATGAAAATGAACCCCAAAATGTTGAGACTGCAATGTTATCGAATGTGAAAGGAGGAGGAAAAGGAATAGAAGAGAAGGATAAAGCTCAGTTTAAGAGAAAGAAACCAAAG GGTCCAAATCCTCTTTCATGCAAGAAGAGAAAACACGCCGAAGCACCACATTCTGGTCCTACAAGG GTGAATGATGATAGTAACAGCATGACAAGATCTAGGAgcacaaaaagaaaaagatcgCACAAAAACAAGGAGTCTGCAAGCACGAGCACATAG